The following coding sequences are from one Pseudomonas mendocina window:
- a CDS encoding HDOD domain-containing protein — protein MSTSKSLPRTLDAWLQQLGKLPLPIEQQQHLRLRRILADSRRTWREIAEAIELSPSFALQVLREANQSGNSLSDPAESVETALSRLGLSRCEALLNQAPALPEHEIPLAFRQILLISQHASQQARGLFGARLARLWNELHGCSLLFLAPIWPLLCAHPQLFEAWEQRVLLKGERPAKVEKELLGVPLIQLCVKLAERWRLPEWIVRGYRLLERDRRQLVKALHIARDNEHPLHQQQMLDADTPLRHWLTQPSNCVLLANGLAVSAHHAWNTDHSLRWQRLTGLYLQLPLSELQQEVHQHAVSSARLIHDNALWHPAQALIWPWDAHRLTPAVNVAPPPKRDDLAAWRQHCARLLEEPSSFTNVPQLTACARDALQACGLRRILLLLADRLHSRLQTQQQFGLDAGALTLALDPAQSQVLRRLLSQPGQLRLTPANVAQFSALLPGNLKALFPSEHILLRSIASNGRVVMLVVADQGGQPLNDVCLQAFGKTVQCIERALASFSRRGR, from the coding sequence ATGTCGACGTCAAAGTCTCTACCACGCACTCTGGATGCCTGGTTACAACAACTGGGCAAGTTGCCACTGCCAATCGAGCAGCAACAACACTTGCGCCTGCGTCGCATCCTTGCCGACAGCCGCCGCACCTGGCGCGAAATTGCCGAGGCGATCGAACTGAGCCCCTCCTTCGCCCTGCAGGTATTGCGCGAAGCCAATCAGTCAGGCAATAGCCTCAGCGACCCGGCCGAAAGCGTCGAAACAGCCTTGTCGCGCCTAGGGCTGAGCCGTTGCGAGGCGCTACTGAACCAGGCGCCAGCCCTGCCCGAGCACGAAATCCCCCTGGCATTCCGGCAAATCCTGTTGATCAGCCAGCATGCCAGCCAACAGGCCCGTGGCCTGTTTGGAGCACGCCTGGCACGCCTGTGGAATGAGCTGCACGGTTGTAGCCTGCTGTTTCTCGCGCCGATCTGGCCGCTACTGTGCGCACACCCTCAGCTTTTCGAGGCATGGGAGCAGCGCGTTCTGCTCAAGGGTGAACGCCCGGCGAAGGTCGAAAAGGAGTTGCTCGGCGTTCCGCTGATCCAACTGTGCGTCAAGCTGGCCGAGCGTTGGCGCCTACCGGAATGGATCGTGCGAGGCTACCGCCTGCTGGAGCGTGATCGTCGCCAGTTGGTCAAGGCGCTGCACATCGCCCGCGACAACGAACACCCGCTGCATCAGCAGCAGATGCTCGATGCCGATACACCGCTGCGCCACTGGCTGACACAACCGAGCAACTGCGTATTGCTGGCCAACGGCCTGGCCGTGTCCGCCCACCATGCCTGGAATACCGACCACAGCCTGCGCTGGCAAAGACTCACCGGCCTCTACCTGCAGCTCCCCTTGAGCGAGCTACAACAGGAAGTCCACCAACACGCGGTCAGCAGCGCCCGCCTGATCCATGACAACGCACTCTGGCATCCAGCGCAGGCCCTGATCTGGCCATGGGACGCCCATCGTCTGACGCCTGCCGTTAACGTGGCGCCGCCGCCCAAACGCGATGACCTCGCCGCCTGGCGCCAGCACTGTGCTCGTCTGCTCGAAGAGCCCAGCAGCTTCACCAACGTCCCGCAATTGACTGCATGCGCGCGCGATGCCCTGCAAGCTTGCGGCCTCAGGCGCATCCTGTTGCTGCTTGCCGATCGCCTGCATAGCCGACTGCAAACCCAGCAACAGTTCGGGCTCGACGCTGGCGCGCTTACCCTGGCACTCGACCCGGCACAGAGCCAGGTATTGCGCCGTCTGCTCAGCCAGCCCGGCCAACTGCGCCTGACGCCCGCCAACGTGGCCCAATTTTCCGCACTGTTGCCAGGCAACCTGAAAGCCCTGTTCCCCAGCGAGCATATTCTGCTGCGCTCCATCGCCAGCAACGGTCGCGTGGTAATGCTGGTGGTCGCCGACCAAGGCGGCCAGCCGCTGAACGATGTTTGCCTGCAAGCGTTCGGCAAGACCGTACAGTGCATCGAACGCGCCCTGGCCAGCTTTTCCCGCCGCGGGCGCTGA